One part of the Numenius arquata chromosome 24, bNumArq3.hap1.1, whole genome shotgun sequence genome encodes these proteins:
- the OLFML3 gene encoding olfactomedin-like protein 3, protein MGPWRCLLLLPLLATALRAQQQQFMEYVERRLTLLEERISQWHDQSSRYSTELRDFKNQVLGMLETAEKEREAMRSEAESAAVRVDRLEREVDYLETQNPAPPCVEVDETLMEKQVATAKQRKNEKYTKLTDCSDTIASIRAMKILKRFGSTSGLWTKDAAGNSEKIYVFDGTANDTVYVFPRMREFTLFSATRKAARIKLPYPWVGTGHLVYDGHLYYIRQQGPFQVIKFNLANKTVVDSSVFPAEEQIPVFGLSPFTYIEVAADEEGLWAIYATKEDEKNICLAKLDPTSLDIEQMWDTPCPRENAEGAFVVCGALHVVYNTRLPSRSRVQCVFDVSGTLAPEDASLVYFPKRYGSHSGMKYSPRERQIYAWDDGYQIIYRMEMKKKLEV, encoded by the exons ATGGGGCCCTGGCgctgcctgctcctcctgcctctcctcgcTACGGCTCTccgcgcccagcagcagcagttcatgGAGTACGtggagcggcgcctcaccctccTAGAG GAGAGGATCTCCCAGTGGCACGACCAGAGCAGCCGCTACTCCACGGAGCTGCGTGACTTCAAGAACCAGGTGCTGGGGATGCTTGAGACAGCAGAGAAGGAGCGGGAGGCGATGCGGTCGGAGGCAGAGAGCGCAGCGGTGCGTGTGGACCGCCTGGAGCGCGAGGTGGACTACCTGGAGACACAGAACCCCGCACCGCCCTGCGTGGAGGTGGACGAGACATTGATGGAGAAGCAGGTGGCCACAGCCAAGCAGAGGAAGAACGAGAAGTACACCAAACTGACAG ACTGCAGTGACACCATTGCGAGCATCAGAGCCATGAAGATCCTGAAACGTTTTGGCAGCACCTCGGGGCTCTGGACCAAGGATGCCGCAGGGAACTCCGAGAAGATCTATGTCTTCGATGGCACTGCCAATGACACGGTGTACGTCTTCCCCCGCATGCGGGAGTTCACCCTCTTCTCCGCCACCCGCAAGGCCGCCCGCATCAAGCTGCCCTACCCCTGGGTGGGCACCGGGCACCTCGTCTATGATGGGCACCTCTACTACATCCGCCAGCAGGGCCCCTTCCAGGTGATCAAGTTTAACCTGGCCAACAAGACGGTGGTGGACAGCTCGGTGTTCCCGGCCGAGGAGCAAATACCTGTCTTTGGGCTCTCCCCCTTCACCTACATCGAGGTGGCGGCAGACGAGGAGGGGCTCTGGGCCATCTACGCCACCAAGGAGGACGAGAAGAACATATGCCTGGCTAAGCTGGACCCCACCTCTCTGGACATCGAGCAGATGTGGGACACGCCATGTCCGCGGGAGAATGCCGAGGGCGCCTTCGTGGTGTGCGGGGCACTGCACGTGGTCTACAACACCCGCCTGCCCAGCCGCTCCCGCGTGCAGTGCGTCTTTGACGTCAGCGGCACACTGGCCCCCGAGGACGCCTCCCTCGTCTACTTCCCCAAGCGCTACGGCTCCCATTCCGGCATGAAGTACAGCCCCCGGGAGAGGCAGATCTACGCCTGGGACGACGGCTACCAGATCATCTACCGCATGGAGATGAAGAAGAAGCTGGAGGTCTGA